CAGGCTAAGGTTTTAAGCTTTAAGGAAAAATTAGAGGAAAAAGTCAAAAGCATAGAAGGGGATGCCCTGCTGACTGATCAGGATAATCTTTTTCTCATACTCCAGGTGGCTGACTGCCTGCCGGTTTTTCTGGTTGATCCCGAAACTAAGATTCTGGGGTTGGCCCATATCGGCTGGAGAGGGGCTGTCTTAGGGATAACTGAAGAAGTAATCAGTGAAGCTAAAGAGATTTTTAAAGCAAAACCTTCTGACCTGTGTTTAGTTTTCGGGCCTTCAATCGGTAAATGCTGTTACAAAGTATCTGGTGACCTGACGGTTCTGTTCGATGAAAAATATATTGACAAAAGAGGAACAGAGAATTATTTATACCTTGCTGACTTCGTCAAAGATAAATTTCTGAAATCAGGAGTGAAAGAAGAAAATATTTTCGTTTCCGGAGAATGTACTTTTTGCGGAGACAAGAGGTATCAATCTTATAGAAGGGAGAAGGAGAAAGCTGGCAGGATGATCGCTTTCATCGGCAAAGTAATGGGGAAACCTGGTTAAAGCCAGTAAGGAAACTGTCATGCTGAGTCCCCCGTAGGGGACGAAGCATCTCTAAGGCTACAAAAAAGCAGATTCTTCGCCCGTAGGGCTCAGAATGACGTTTATTGAACGCTCCTCGAAGGGTGGCATCCCCAATCTTGATTGGGGATGTATTTCCCCTTGATGTATTAGTGAGATTTTCTGATGTGGCGGAGCCTATTAGGGTGACCGGCAGGTCCCCTGACCTGACGGAAAAGTTTTTGACTTGCCAGGTCGGGGGACCTGGCAAGCACCAGAAAAAAAAGATTAAGAATTGCTTTTTGAATTACCGATAATATTAAATAATAGGGTGCGAAACCAAATAAAGGAGGAAAGATGAAAAAGGTTTTGATTCTGCTCGGTGTGCTGGTGGTTTTATCTTCGCCGGCTTACGCGGTTACCGGTGTGGGAATAGGAGTGAGGGGTGGGTTTGTCAGTAACTACACTAATCCCGGACTGGATAATTTCACTTTCAGTCTGGATTTAAAACAAATGCCAATGTTCGGCGGACACGTGGTTTTAGGATTTCTGCCCGTAATCGATTTAGAAGGCTCGGCTGAGATGGCCTGGAAGAAAAAGAGTTTTACCTACGGTAGCTCTTCAGGTGATCTCACCTTAAGGGATTTTTCTCTGAATGTAACAGCAAAATATAAATTCAATATGCCGGTGATCAAGCCTTACATCGGGGCAGGACTGGGTTGGCACTGGCTGGTCTATTCTTTTTCCCTGAGTTCAGGCAGCAGTATAGATGTACCAGTAGATGAGAATAGATTGGGTTATCATGGAGTAGCAGGAGTCTCTCTTAAATTGCCGGCTCTACCAATCGAGTTCTTCGCTGAGGGCAGGTATACCCATATAATGACCAAACAGGAGAAGTTCGACACCAAAGCGACTCATTACACGACTATCTTAGGCGGAGTGACATTAGGATTTTAGCATAGTTTTTCGTTGGTGCGGGAATTATCCGCCTGCGGCGGACCGCACCACATTAGCATTCGGGAATTCCCCGGAACGGGTCTTGACGACAATTCCCGAATGAACCAAGACCTTTTCGTAG
The Candidatus Zixiibacteriota bacterium genome window above contains:
- the pgeF gene encoding peptidoglycan editing factor PgeF — its product is MKSISELKENIIIEEKKELKYLKFSPLEKFGFVRHGFILGKKDGTGINSSDIPELISIASGIPEEKFRVVIPKQVHQAKVLSFKEKLEEKVKSIEGDALLTDQDNLFLILQVADCLPVFLVDPETKILGLAHIGWRGAVLGITEEVISEAKEIFKAKPSDLCLVFGPSIGKCCYKVSGDLTVLFDEKYIDKRGTENYLYLADFVKDKFLKSGVKEENIFVSGECTFCGDKRYQSYRREKEKAGRMIAFIGKVMGKPG
- a CDS encoding porin family protein, with protein sequence MKKVLILLGVLVVLSSPAYAVTGVGIGVRGGFVSNYTNPGLDNFTFSLDLKQMPMFGGHVVLGFLPVIDLEGSAEMAWKKKSFTYGSSSGDLTLRDFSLNVTAKYKFNMPVIKPYIGAGLGWHWLVYSFSLSSGSSIDVPVDENRLGYHGVAGVSLKLPALPIEFFAEGRYTHIMTKQEKFDTKATHYTTILGGVTLGF